A stretch of DNA from Catenulispora acidiphila DSM 44928:
GCAACAAGTCGCCCGGGCTTTCGTCTCCGCAGCAATCCGGCTCGCGCCGGTCCTGCCGCTGCCCTCGGAGCGGGACAGATCTTCCGTCTACATCGGCCGCCACCGTCGCAGCGTTACCGGCGCTCCCTGCCCCACCTCCCGTCAGGCGGCCCGGTCATGAGCGTCGCTCGCACGCATGCCGTCTCCCTCAATGGCACGCAAGGTGTCGTCGTCGAGGTCGAAGTCAACGTCACTCGTGGCGCCACCCGGACCCAGATCCTCGGGCTGCGCGACACCGTCCTGTCCGAATGCCGCGATCGGGCCCGCGCCGCCGCCTACAACTCCGGCCACCGCTGGCCCGAGGGCAACGTGATGGTCGGCCTCTCCCCGGCCTGGGTCCGCAAGGAGGGCTCAGCCTTCGATCTCGCGGTGGCCGCCGCAGCCCTCGCCGCCGAAGGCGCCGTCAGCCAACTGTCGCTACAAGGCGCCATGTTCCTCGCCGAGCTTTGCCTCGATGGTCGCCTGCGTCCGGTCCGCGGCGTCCTCCCCGCCGCGCTCGCCGCCCGCGATCACGGTCTGACCAGCGTCTTCGTCGCGGAACCCAATGCCCTGGAGGCTTCCCAGATATCCGGCCTCGAAGTCCATGGCATGCGCTCCCTGGCGCAGGTCGTCGCCTATCTGCAGGGCACGGAGATCCCAGACGCCGAACCCCTCCCGCTCGACACCGCACCGCGCACCGGTCCGCTCCGCCCGGTTCGCCCGATGCCCGACATGGCCGACGTTCTGGGCCAGTACGACGCGCGCCGTGCCCTCGAAGTCGCCGCGGCCGGCGGCCACCACCTGCTCCTGGCCGGTGCTCCCGGAGCCGGCAAGACCCTGCTCGCCGAGCGCCTGCCCTCGATCCTGCCCCCGCTGGCCGAGACCGAGGCGCTGGAGGTCTCCTCGCTCCACTCGATTTCCGGCACGCTGCCCTGGGACAAACCCCTGATCACCGACCCGCCGTACCAGAGCGTCCACCACACCTGCACCGTCGCCGGCATGGTCGGCGGCGGCACGGGCCGCATCCTCCCCGGCGCCATCAGCCGAGCCCACTGCGGCGTCCTGTTCGCCGACGAGATCGCCGAGATGCAGCGCGCCGTCTTGGAAGCCCTGCGCGAACCCCTCGAGGCCGGTGAGATCGTTATTGCCCGCGCCTCCGGCACCGTGGTCTTCCCCGCCAGGTTCCTGCTGGTCGCAGCCATGAACCCCTGCCCCTGCGGCCGCGCCGGAACTGCGGGCGGCCTGTGCACCTGCACCCCTGACGCGCGCCGCCGCTACACCCAGAA
This window harbors:
- a CDS encoding YifB family Mg chelatase-like AAA ATPase; translated protein: MSVARTHAVSLNGTQGVVVEVEVNVTRGATRTQILGLRDTVLSECRDRARAAAYNSGHRWPEGNVMVGLSPAWVRKEGSAFDLAVAAAALAAEGAVSQLSLQGAMFLAELCLDGRLRPVRGVLPAALAARDHGLTSVFVAEPNALEASQISGLEVHGMRSLAQVVAYLQGTEIPDAEPLPLDTAPRTGPLRPVRPMPDMADVLGQYDARRALEVAAAGGHHLLLAGAPGAGKTLLAERLPSILPPLAETEALEVSSLHSISGTLPWDKPLITDPPYQSVHHTCTVAGMVGGGTGRILPGAISRAHCGVLFADEIAEMQRAVLEALREPLEAGEIVIARASGTVVFPARFLLVAAMNPCPCGRAGTAGGLCTCTPDARRRYTQKLSGPFLDRIDLRLSIHPVGRAELFGALPGESSADVRDRVLEARDRATHRYAGRPWTTNAQIPGSALRAEFAPAPASLTDIDSRYQAGTLTARGYDRLLRVAWTLADLTGRPRPGPDEVATALSFRQGLPGQLAT